A part of Phaenicophaeus curvirostris isolate KB17595 chromosome 29, BPBGC_Pcur_1.0, whole genome shotgun sequence genomic DNA contains:
- the LOC138732050 gene encoding feather keratin B-4-like, with product MSCYDVCAPTSCGPTPLANSCNEPCVRQCQDSTYVIQPSPVVVTLPGPILSSFPQNTAVGSSASAAVGDALSASGVPISSGSSSGLGSLGYSGLGGLYGRSYRRYNRCGP from the coding sequence ATGTCCTGCTACGACGTCTGTGCCCCCACCTCCTGTGGTCCAACCCCGCTGGCGAATAGCTGCAACGAGCCCTGCGTccggcagtgccaggactcgaCGTACGTCATCCAGCCTTCTCCTGTGGTGGTGACCCTCCCtggacccatcctcagctccttcccccagAACACTGCGGTGGGATCCTCGGCATCTGCAGCTGTAGGGGATGCTCTCAGCGCCAGCGGGGTCCCCATCTCCTCTGGCAGCTCCTCAGGACTTGGAAGCCTTGGATATTCAGGTCTAGGTGGCCTGTATGGGAGGTCCTACCGCCGTTACAACCGCTGTGGGCCATGA